In one Mauremys mutica isolate MM-2020 ecotype Southern chromosome 3, ASM2049712v1, whole genome shotgun sequence genomic region, the following are encoded:
- the LOC123366676 gene encoding taste receptor type 2 member 7-like, with protein MFSVIIIGLIILGIESITGIIANGLMIIVNCREWIRNRKLTCCDVILTSLGISRFFLQCIIMINSTFFHLFPEMNEQCAVSRPLTVVWMFLNILSLWFATWLSVFYCVKIANFSQPLFLWLKQRISGLVPQLLMGSFLVSLVTCLPSINAIERKYIDHSMNNLSGNTIKECRYKVDLSSSLFILSMLGYSSPFIIFIISSVLLITSLWRHSKRMEKTTSSSGDTVTEAHVRAIKGLISFIFFYISYFVIILILLLDLFTNFVPLLTVILAAYPSGHTVILILGNPKLKRVAMRALHYAGCRLRDAVS; from the coding sequence ATGTTTTCTGTAATTATTATTGGTTTGATCATTTTAGGAATTGAGTCCATTACAGGGATTATAGCAAATGGATTAATGATCATTGTGAATTGCAGGGAATGGATCAGAAACAGAAAACTGACCTGTTGTGATGTGATCCTGACTAGCCTGGGCATCTCCAGATTTTTCCTACAGTGCATAATAATGATTAATAGTACCTTCTTTCACTTATTTCCAGAGATGAATGAACAGTGTGCTGTGTCGAGACCATTGACTGTTGTCTGGATGTTTCTAAATATTCTCAGTCTATGGTTTGCCACCTGGCTCAGTGTCTTCTATTGTGTGAAGATCGCCAACTTCAGCCAACCTCTATTCCTCTGGCTGAAGCAGAGAATATCAGGGCTAGTGCCACAGCTACTCATGGGATCCTTTCTGGTCTCCTTGGTCACCTGTCTCCCTTCAATCAATGCCATAGAAAGAAAGTACATAGACCATTCAATGAATAATCTATCAGGAAACACCATCAAGGAATGTCGATATAAGGTTGATTTATCTTCTAGCCTCTTTATTTTGTCCATGCTTGGATATTCTTCTCCCttcattatatttattatttcctCTGTACTGTTAATCACTTCCCTGTGGAGACACAGCAAAAGGATGGAAAAAACCACAAGCAGCTCCGGGGACACCGTTACTGAGGCTCATGTCAGAGCAATTAAAGGACTGATCTCTTTCATTTTCTTCTACATTTCTTATTTTGTGATAATACTAATACTTTTGTTAGATTTATTTACCAACTTTGTACCATTATTGACAGTGATATTGGCTGCTTATCCCTCTGGGCACACTGTTATCCTAATTCTGGGTAATCCCAAACTGAAGAGGGTAGCAATGAGGGCTTTGCACTACGCTGGTTGCAGGCTGAGAGATGCTGTTTCATGA